In Burkholderia savannae, the DNA window GCTTCCGCTGGCAGTCGCCATTGCTCGCCAAGCTGCCGCCAAACATGGCGCTCGAATCGCTGAAGGTCGAACTGCGACTTAATGACGGCGCGGGCGCGACCACCGACAAGGAAACGGGCGACTCGCCGTATGGCGTCCACTTCACCGCGAAGGGAAAATACTATGTTTTCGATTAAGCACGCACTCATCGCGGCGGGCGTTGGTATTGCCGCGTCCGCTCATGCCGGCCCCGTCGGCGCCAGCCTGTCGATCGACGATATTGACCAGCTGGCGCGCGCGAACATCGCCCGTCAACTGAGCGGGGGCGCGGTCGGTAACGGCATGCTGCCGCCTGGCGCCATGACGCAACTGCAACCGGGGATTGCCGCCAGCAGCGTTACTGCCGACGTTGCTCCGCAGCCGCTCGAGAAGCCGGTGCGCCAGCCACGCGCGCATGGAGACCCGGTCACTTTTCTCGGCGCATTCAACGATGAAACTGGCGCACACGTCCTGTATTCGTACCGGGATGCAATCTACCCGGCGCGAGTCGGCGCGACGCTGCTCAACGGCTGGAGCGTCAAAGGCGTCGACGGCTATGCGGTGACGGTGGTCGAAGGAAAGCGAGTTTGGAAGGAGCCGATTCGCGGTTCCGCACCGATCCAGTCGCCAGCGACGAACGCAATCCGCTCCCTCGTGGATCTGGCTTCGCCTCTCCCAGCGGGCGCACCGCTACGGGGCGTTCCGCTTGGGGGGGGCCAATGAGTCTCTTCGCGGATATGGAATCACGGGAACCGGCGAAGCGCGGTCTACTTGGCCGACTCAAGGCGTTCAAGGCCGGGTTCACCGATAGCTCGTCAGGCGCGGTGCCGATTGTCGGGCGGGAGCCGGTAGACGGCGGTGAACCGACAGTTGCAGTCGACGGTCCGCGCGAGCCCCGTTTCAAAACGGCGAGCAAGCCGGTGAATCCCCGCCAGACGAATCAGGGCCATCCGATGACGATGGGCATGATGCTACGCCGCGCGCAGGAGGAAATAGAGGACGTCGCGGAATTCGACGAGGCAATCGGTTCGCATCGTGTCGCAGACAAGGACGTCTCGCCGTCCTGCGGATCTCCCAAGATGGAAGCGAGCGGTCTGCGTATTCCCGCTGAGTCCGATACGGCCACCTCGACCGTCGATGTGCGGGCGGATACAGTGCCTTCATCGGAACCCGAAGCGAGCATGTGGGCCGAGCGAGCGGCTGACCCGGAGCATGGGTCAACGCGCGTGACAGAACCGACCGAACCGCCTGCTGCGGACGCCGTGCAGGAAAGTGAATCCGCTTTGCACCGGCCTGCCGATTACGACGAGTCGCCGACGGTGCGACGCATCGGCATGGATGTGACCGAGGCACCGGACGTGTCGATCGAGACGGGACGACCGCGCCTGGTGCATGCCGACTCGCTGACTTTCAAGCGCGTGTTGTGCCAACGCGAGGAAAGCGCGGCGCTTGCCGTGACCGAATTGGCTCGCCGCGAATTCATCGCCGTCGAACTGCAGGCCGGTATCTCGATCGTGGTATCGACGCAGCGTTTCCACGAAAGCCAGTTGTACGCGACCTATCTGAAGGACCTCGCGCGCGCGGACATTTCCGTGCATGAAGAGATGGTCGCGGACGAGGACGTCATCGCGGCGCTTTACAGCAAGGAGAAGCAGCGCGCCTCGACAACCGTACCAGAGTCATCTCGCGCGATCGGGGCCTTCCGTGACGTGATCGAAGCAGCGAAAGCGTACGGGGCTGGCGACGTGCATTGGGAATATCGGGAGTTTGCCGACGATGTCGAGCTGCGTTTGCGCGTCGACGGCGACCTGTACTCGTATCGAAAAATGCCCAAGGCGCTGGTGCGCCGTGCGTTGTCGGCCGCCTATCAGGATCTCGTTCAACGCAACACGAACTCAGGCGAAACGTTCCAGCCGACGGCGCCGCAGTCCGCGATGATCCCGCTCGTAGCGCATATGGATCTCCTCAATATCCGCTGGCAGAGCACACCCCTTGTTGGCGGGTTCGATGTCGCGCTCCGTTTGCTCGACGGCAACTTCAAGCATGTGAAGGTACTGCTTCCGCACGAGATGGGGCTCGAGGCGAGCCAGCTGGAGATCCTCGATAGTCTCGGAAAAGTGACGGGCGGCGCCACTTTCCTGACCGGGGAGACTGGATCGGCGAAGACGACGTTGCTGCGAGCGATGTCGTACCTCGTGCCGAATCGCGATCGCATCAAGCAGTTCGCGGTCAACGAGCCATCCGAGGTACCCGCGCCTTGGCTTTCCGATATTTCGATTCAGCGCCGCCCGGGTGAGACCGAAGAGGACGCGAATCGCAAGATCGTCGAAGTGATTCGCACGCTGATGCGGATGGACCCCGACGACCTGACGATCGGCGAAGTCCGCGATTCGGTGTTGGCAGGTCTGGTCGCCGAACTCGCGCTGACCGGGCATCCGGTACGCACCACGCTGCACGGCAATAGCATCCTCGGTGCTGTGATGCGACTGGTCGGTGGCCGACTGAAACTGCCGATGGATGAGGTGGCCTCGGGCAGTTTTCTGAACGCGGTCGGCAACCAGAAGCTGATCCCGATTCTTTGCCCCCACTGCAAGCGGCCGGCCCGCGAAGTGCTGTCGCCAGGACAGATTGCGACGCTGGAGCGCAAGTTCGGTCTGGACACGTCCACCATGGCTTGCCGGGACGAGGACGGTTGCGAGCATTGCCGTCGCCCGGGCCTGTTCACCCGTTCGGGAAAGGTGGCGGCCGGCATCAAGGGGCAGACGCTGGCGATGGAGCTTTACCGCCCGACCCCCGAGTTCCTCGAGCGCGTTTCAGCGCGTGACTGGCGCGGTGCGGAGCATTTATGGCGAACCAGTCGCAAGAGCGACTTCGCCGATGCCGACATGACCGGCAAGACTGTCTATGAGCACGCGTTGTACAAGGCCTCGCGCGGACTCATCGATCCGCGGTTTATCGATGAGTCCATGTGCGCGTTCGATGCATACCGCGTGGCGCCGGATTCGGATGGGGTGATTCCGTCGTGATCAAGTCGCTCGTCTACTCGGTGTTCATGATGCTCCCGGCGAATGAGCGACTGCGCGTGGCAACGTTGCGGTTCCGTGCGATGCGCGAAATGTTCTATCGCGAAACGCGTCTCGACGTTGCCAAGAAGGGCTTGCGCAACAGCGAAACGTTGCTCGAGCG includes these proteins:
- a CDS encoding ATPase, T2SS/T4P/T4SS family; this encodes MSLFADMESREPAKRGLLGRLKAFKAGFTDSSSGAVPIVGREPVDGGEPTVAVDGPREPRFKTASKPVNPRQTNQGHPMTMGMMLRRAQEEIEDVAEFDEAIGSHRVADKDVSPSCGSPKMEASGLRIPAESDTATSTVDVRADTVPSSEPEASMWAERAADPEHGSTRVTEPTEPPAADAVQESESALHRPADYDESPTVRRIGMDVTEAPDVSIETGRPRLVHADSLTFKRVLCQREESAALAVTELARREFIAVELQAGISIVVSTQRFHESQLYATYLKDLARADISVHEEMVADEDVIAALYSKEKQRASTTVPESSRAIGAFRDVIEAAKAYGAGDVHWEYREFADDVELRLRVDGDLYSYRKMPKALVRRALSAAYQDLVQRNTNSGETFQPTAPQSAMIPLVAHMDLLNIRWQSTPLVGGFDVALRLLDGNFKHVKVLLPHEMGLEASQLEILDSLGKVTGGATFLTGETGSAKTTLLRAMSYLVPNRDRIKQFAVNEPSEVPAPWLSDISIQRRPGETEEDANRKIVEVIRTLMRMDPDDLTIGEVRDSVLAGLVAELALTGHPVRTTLHGNSILGAVMRLVGGRLKLPMDEVASGSFLNAVGNQKLIPILCPHCKRPAREVLSPGQIATLERKFGLDTSTMACRDEDGCEHCRRPGLFTRSGKVAAGIKGQTLAMELYRPTPEFLERVSARDWRGAEHLWRTSRKSDFADADMTGKTVYEHALYKASRGLIDPRFIDESMCAFDAYRVAPDSDGVIPS